The following are encoded in a window of Ictalurus punctatus breed USDA103 chromosome 13, Coco_2.0, whole genome shotgun sequence genomic DNA:
- the vwa2 gene encoding von Willebrand factor A domain-containing protein 2 isoform X2 has protein sequence MKKGFLGGRNSPVPRIVVLLSDGKSQGTVQPAASDLKQSGVILFAVGLRYPRWEELNSLASDPTESHVFFAEHFSDTVNGLYTSLTTFSICSAAPSGCQVESFPCARKTLETIKELQGNFICWKGSKDNLPYTSLCPYYRYTSAYKVLPTVCHRTVCSDPCDSKPCQNGGTCVSEGLEKYHCQCPPGYGSDPKCAPVLSLDCSVDVLFLVESSTSLSLEGFLRFKSFLKRFVQTVLSSDTPVKIGLAQYGSDVKVEAKIGQHRDQVKLLQAVESLQYQKGEVKTGNALRYITRHGFQSAPVYADVQDDLPRVVVLITGTPSSDAVVESAKYAREREIFIIGMGPDRMKAEINAITGNPQRTITYSLPDELNAKIPELRAKICSVDSQGCLGQAVDLVFLLDGSASVGKDNFVHLQEFVRSTSVQFDINRDLTQVGLVVYSRWPVSVFELDSHASGSAVLKALGNASYLGGKASTGSALLHVHSHSLTVAKGARPGVNKVVVVLTDGTGAEDAAVPAQKIRDDGVSVFVIGIGDVQRESLLRIAGIEDHIITVPFYEDLKYFEDVLLQMVCTDVKKPVNPCRPNPCMNDGVCVLLNRNYRCECRGWEGPHCETRSRQQPSRGDLPRPAALRSRHRKNVIELQQRCTEHRRRHAS, from the exons ATGAAGAAGGGGTTCCTCGGTGGTCGGAATTCCCCTGTGCCTCGCATCGTCGTCCTCCTGTCTGATGGAAAGTCCCAGGGTACAGTGCAGCCGGCTGCCTCTGACCTCAAACAGTCTGGAGTAATTCTGTTTGCCGTGGGCCTACGCTATCCAAG ATGGGAAGAGCTCAACTCTCTGGCCAGCGATCCCACAGAGAGCCATGTGTTTTTTGCAGAGCATTTCAGTGATACTGTGAACGGACTGTACACGAGCCTCACCACCTTCTCCATCTGCAGTGCTGCCCCCTCAG GCTGTCAGGTGGAGTCCTTTCCTTGTGCACGTAAGACGCTGGAGACGATCAAAGAACTGCAGGGCAACTTTATATGCTGGAAGGGTTCGAAGGACAACTTACCATACACATCGTTATGTCCGTACTACAG ATATACCAGTGCTTACAAGGTACTTCCCACAGTATGTCACAGAACTGTTTGCTCAG ATCCTTGTGATTCCAAGCCATGTCAGAATGGTGGGACGTGTGTGTCTGAAGGGCTAGAGAAGTACCATTGCCAGTGTCCTCCAGGCTATGGAAGTGACCCCAAATGTG CTCCTGTGCTGTCTTTGGACTGCTCTGTAGATGTGCTATTCCTGGTTGAGAGCTCTACCAGCCTGAGTCTGGAGGGGTTCCTGCGCTTCAAGTCCTTCCTGAAGCGCTTTGTGCAAACAGTGTTGAGTTCAGACACTCCTGTGAAGATTGGCCTGGCCCAGTATGGCAGTGACGTAAAGGTTGAAGCCAAGATTGGGCAGCACCGAGACCAAGTGAAGCTGCTCCAGGCTGTGGAGTCTCTCCAGTACCAGAAAGGAGAGGTTAAAACCGGAAATGCATTACGCTACATCACACGACATGGCTTCCAAAGTGCCCCAGTGTATGCTGATGTTCAAGATGACCTGCCTCGTGTGGTGGTGCTCATCACTGGCACTCCATCGTCTGATGCTGTAGTGGAGTCTGCTAAAtatgcaagagagagagagatctttatCATCGGCATGGGGCCTGATAGGATGAAGGCTGAGATCAACGCCATCACAGGAAACCCTCAGCGCACCATCACTTACAGTTTGCCTGACGAACTGAATGCAAAGATCCCAGAACTCAGAGCCAAGATCTGCAGTGTGGACAGCCAGG GGTGTCTGGGTCAGGCAGTGGACCTGGTCTTTCTTCTGGACGGTTCAGCAAGTGTCGGGAAGGACAACTTTGTTCATTTGCAGGAATTTGTGCGCAGCACGTCTGTGCAATTTGACATAAACCGTGACTTGACTCAGGTGGGGCTGGTGGTGTACAGCCGGTGGCCTGTCTCCGTCTTTGAGCTGGACTCTCATGCTTCAGGCTCTGCTGTGCTTAAGGCCTTGGGAAATGCATCCTATTTGGGTGGAAAGGCCTCTACCGGCTCAGCTCTTCTACACGTGCACTCTCATAGTCTGACTGTGGCCAAAGGGGCACGGCCAGGTGTCAACAAGGTCGTAGTTGTGCTCACTGATGGCACGGGGGCTGAGGATGCAGCGGTGCCAGCTCAGAAGATCCGGGACGATGGCgtgtctgtgtttgtgattgGCATTGGAGATGTGCAGCGCGAGAGTCTCCTGCGCATTGCTGGCATTGAGGATCACATCATCACTGTGCCCTTCTATGAGGACCTGAAGTACTTTGAGGATGTGCTGTTGCAGATGGTATGCACAG ATGTGAAGAAGCCTGTGAATCCCTGCAGGCCCAACCCCTGTATGAATGACGGCGTGTGTGTACTACTGAACAGAAACTATCGCTGTGAATGCCGGGGATGGGAGGGACCGCACTGCGAGACAC GAAGCAGGCAGCAGCCCTCCAGAGGAGATCTCCCAAGACCTGCAGCATTGAGAAGCCGCCACAGGAAGAATGTTATAGAGCTGCAGCAGCGTTGCACAGAACACCGCAGGAGACATGCTAGCTGA